The following coding sequences lie in one Capnocytophaga stomatis genomic window:
- the trmD gene encoding tRNA (guanosine(37)-N1)-methyltransferase TrmD, which translates to MRIDIISVVPELLESPFNASIMKRAIEKGLVEVHFHNLRDYSTGSYRQVDDYQFGGGAGMVLMIEPIDKCISELKSQRNYDEVIYMTPDGETFNQKTANRMSLCENLIILCGHYKGVDQRVRDHFITKEISVGDYVLSGGELGAMIVCDAVIRLIPGVLGDETSALTDSFQDDLLAPPVYTRPASYNGWDVPEILLSGNFPEIEQWREEEAYKHTKTRRPDLLKK; encoded by the coding sequence ATGCGGATTGATATTATTTCGGTAGTTCCGGAACTTTTAGAGAGTCCTTTCAATGCTTCAATTATGAAACGAGCAATTGAAAAAGGATTGGTTGAGGTTCATTTCCACAACTTGCGAGATTACAGCACAGGAAGCTATCGGCAAGTAGATGATTATCAATTTGGTGGAGGTGCCGGAATGGTACTGATGATTGAGCCTATTGATAAATGTATTTCCGAATTGAAATCACAACGAAATTATGATGAGGTGATTTATATGACCCCTGACGGTGAGACTTTCAACCAAAAAACTGCAAACCGAATGTCCCTTTGTGAGAATTTGATTATACTTTGCGGGCATTACAAGGGCGTTGACCAACGTGTTCGCGACCATTTTATCACAAAAGAAATTTCTGTTGGTGATTATGTTCTTTCCGGTGGTGAATTAGGAGCTATGATTGTTTGTGATGCTGTTATCCGTCTGATTCCCGGTGTATTGGGAGACGAAACTTCGGCTTTAACTGACTCATTCCAAGATGATTTGTTAGCTCCGCCTGTTTACACACGTCCTGCTTCATATAACGGATGGGATGTTCCGGAAATATTGCTTAGTGGAAATTTTCCTGAAATAGAACAATGGCGAGAAGAAGAAGCCTACAAACACACCAAAACACGAAGACCCGATTTACTAAAAAAATAA
- a CDS encoding HU family DNA-binding protein, translating to MKINTMNKTELIDAIAADAGITKVDAKKALESFFSNVEKTLKKGDKVSIVGFGSWSVTKKEAREARNPRTNEVIKVAAKNVVKFKPGSELSDAVNK from the coding sequence ATTAAAATCAATACTATGAACAAAACAGAATTAATTGATGCTATCGCTGCTGATGCAGGAATTACAAAAGTAGATGCAAAGAAGGCGTTGGAGTCTTTCTTTTCAAATGTAGAGAAAACTCTAAAAAAAGGGGATAAAGTTTCGATTGTAGGCTTCGGTTCTTGGTCGGTAACTAAAAAAGAGGCTCGTGAGGCAAGAAACCCTCGTACCAATGAAGTGATTAAAGTAGCTGCTAAAAACGTGGTGAAATTCAAACCGGGTTCTGAGCTTTCTGATGCGGTAAACAAGTAA